One window of Phycisphaeraceae bacterium genomic DNA carries:
- a CDS encoding serine/threonine protein kinase: protein MSSESWARVKQIVAEALELSGAERARFIEARCAGDDGILSEVRSLVAASDSSTAVLSLRTDAWLGYAGPEEIDLSNQRIGRYLLRRKIAESPGALIYLAAQENPERQVVVKLLRSPLPVPEVTERFRIEASALGRIEHPNVARIYEAGVHRSGLGAPIAYIAMEYVEGVPITQHARESALSREAIVRLMIKVAHAVHAAHQRAVIHRDLKPANVLVDQSGEPRVLDFGIARITSPDREAPTALTHAGSLLGTPGYMPPEQVSGRPDGADVRTDVWALGAILYELLTGRLPIDVAGLGLLESIARIGSAEPLPPSKLDPSLRGDLDAIVMTAIAREKHRRYASAEALALDLERWLRHEPVAARTPTLSYRAASFARRHRAGVAIAAITIGAITLGTIALSVAFVRSERERARADAANALLRTLITSADPAFGDRDATMLSVLDNAEARIDGESGLHPLVEADVRSSLGSMRFGLGDYDRAREQLERAIALRERAGAERSRAAFEDRARLVNALRWLYRAADAESLAETLVRQATARFGPRDRVTIFAREVRAGCMQDREDLAGAETELRDLASLCERTLGAASEQALAVQGQLASVLMARGAYSEAESLQRRVLAERERVHGANKIETLTIRANIAALMGEQGQTAAAADALRVLHADAVNAIGPVHELSLTIGSNLTEMLMRLGRGEEAAASSEARLARCVQELGWGHARTQSEAAALGSLRLRLGQHDAALELAHRAGSEAAQALGTESQWYHRQRQNQAAALSASGRFEESEALYTQAIDFYRMSFGPDHQLTLGASNNYGLMLVERGDGERAEAVLRDTLDRALASGFAPMEPVVRRNLGRALDLLDRDDEALAVLERAYTLSVERGEQEHASKAAQALAAFFEKRGRASEAGAWRGRVPDTGTRGTGSP, encoded by the coding sequence GTGTCGAGTGAGTCATGGGCACGGGTGAAGCAGATCGTCGCCGAGGCCCTTGAGCTCTCTGGCGCAGAACGCGCACGCTTCATCGAAGCACGCTGCGCGGGTGATGACGGGATTCTCTCTGAGGTACGCTCTCTCGTCGCCGCGTCCGACTCCTCAACCGCCGTGCTCTCCCTCCGGACCGATGCGTGGCTCGGATACGCGGGACCGGAAGAGATCGACCTAAGCAACCAACGCATCGGGCGATACCTGCTGCGTAGGAAGATCGCCGAAAGCCCGGGCGCACTGATCTACCTCGCCGCCCAGGAGAACCCCGAGCGACAGGTCGTCGTGAAACTCCTGCGCTCCCCCCTGCCCGTGCCCGAGGTCACCGAGCGATTCAGGATCGAGGCCTCCGCGCTAGGAAGGATCGAGCACCCCAATGTTGCGCGTATCTACGAGGCCGGCGTCCATCGCTCTGGTCTTGGTGCGCCGATCGCATACATCGCCATGGAGTATGTCGAGGGCGTGCCGATCACGCAGCACGCCCGGGAGAGTGCCCTTTCGCGAGAGGCGATCGTCCGGCTCATGATCAAGGTTGCGCACGCCGTCCACGCGGCACACCAGCGCGCCGTGATCCACCGAGACCTCAAGCCTGCCAACGTGCTCGTCGACCAGTCGGGCGAGCCCCGCGTGCTCGACTTCGGCATCGCGCGGATCACCAGCCCCGATCGCGAGGCCCCGACAGCCCTGACCCACGCCGGCTCGCTCCTCGGCACGCCGGGGTACATGCCGCCCGAGCAGGTCTCAGGACGCCCGGACGGCGCGGACGTCCGCACCGATGTCTGGGCGCTCGGCGCGATCCTCTACGAACTGCTCACAGGTCGCCTGCCGATCGACGTCGCCGGACTCGGGCTCCTCGAATCCATCGCGCGCATCGGCTCAGCTGAGCCCCTGCCGCCATCAAAGCTGGACCCCTCCCTCAGGGGCGACCTCGACGCGATCGTCATGACCGCCATCGCGCGCGAGAAGCACCGTCGCTACGCCTCCGCCGAGGCACTCGCGCTCGATCTCGAACGATGGCTGCGCCACGAGCCCGTCGCGGCACGCACGCCGACGCTCTCCTATCGCGCCGCGTCCTTCGCCAGGAGGCATCGCGCGGGCGTCGCGATCGCCGCGATCACGATCGGGGCCATTACCCTGGGCACGATCGCGCTCTCCGTCGCGTTCGTGCGATCCGAGCGCGAGCGAGCGAGGGCCGATGCCGCGAACGCTCTCCTCCGCACGCTCATCACCTCCGCCGATCCGGCCTTCGGCGACCGCGACGCGACGATGCTGAGCGTGCTGGACAACGCGGAGGCCCGCATCGACGGCGAGTCGGGCCTCCACCCGCTCGTGGAGGCGGACGTGCGATCCTCCCTAGGCTCGATGCGCTTCGGCCTCGGCGACTACGACCGCGCCCGCGAGCAACTCGAACGGGCGATCGCGCTCCGTGAGCGAGCGGGCGCAGAGCGCAGCCGCGCCGCGTTTGAGGATCGCGCACGGCTCGTGAACGCGCTCCGCTGGCTCTACCGCGCTGCCGATGCCGAGTCGCTCGCAGAGACGCTCGTGCGCCAGGCGACCGCCCGCTTCGGTCCGAGGGACCGCGTGACCATCTTTGCCCGGGAGGTGCGGGCCGGATGCATGCAGGATCGCGAGGATCTCGCAGGCGCGGAGACCGAACTCCGCGATCTGGCTTCACTCTGTGAGCGCACGCTCGGCGCGGCATCCGAGCAGGCGCTCGCCGTGCAGGGCCAGCTCGCATCGGTGCTGATGGCGCGGGGCGCTTACTCGGAGGCCGAGTCTCTGCAGCGGCGTGTGCTCGCCGAGCGCGAGCGAGTGCACGGTGCGAACAAGATCGAGACGCTCACGATCCGGGCCAACATCGCGGCACTTATGGGCGAGCAGGGGCAGACCGCTGCCGCCGCCGACGCCCTCCGCGTCCTCCACGCCGACGCCGTCAACGCCATCGGCCCGGTCCATGAGCTCTCGCTCACGATCGGGTCGAACCTCACAGAGATGCTCATGCGCCTCGGGCGGGGCGAAGAGGCCGCCGCGTCCTCTGAGGCACGCCTCGCACGCTGCGTCCAGGAACTCGGCTGGGGCCACGCCCGCACCCAGAGCGAGGCCGCCGCGCTCGGATCACTCCGCCTCAGACTCGGGCAGCACGACGCCGCGCTCGAACTCGCGCACCGCGCCGGCTCCGAGGCCGCACAAGCCCTCGGTACCGAGAGCCAGTGGTACCACCGGCAGCGACAGAACCAGGCCGCGGCACTCTCCGCCTCCGGCCGCTTCGAGGAGTCCGAAGCGCTCTACACGCAGGCCATCGACTTCTATCGCATGTCGTTCGGCCCCGATCACCAGCTCACGCTCGGCGCATCGAACAACTACGGCCTCATGCTCGTCGAGCGGGGAGACGGTGAGAGGGCAGAGGCCGTGCTCCGCGACACACTGGATCGGGCGTTGGCCAGCGGCTTCGCCCCGATGGAGCCGGTCGTGCGCCGCAACCTCGGGCGCGCGCTCGACCTGCTCGATCGCGACGACGAGGCCCTCGCCGTACTCGAACGCGCGTACACCCTTAGTGTCGAGCGAGGCGAGCAGGAGCACGCCTCGAAAGCAGCCCAAGCCCTCGCGGCGTTCTTCGAGAAGCGGGGACGCGCCTCAGAAGCCGGCGCGTGGCGAGGCCGCGTACCCGATACGGGTACGCGCGGTACGGGTTCGCCGTGA
- a CDS encoding NUDIX hydrolase, translated as MNDHAWSRYQALVAADPALFAKEGKRPIEILTAAEEINRAREATAARLREAGHPEEWARPGLHYEDEYFRVLRDPVRFASGKLGMYVRIIPPAVARGSAGAAILPILGDDKVVLLNHYRHATRQWHLEIPRGFAEAGETCEAAARRELKEEIGSEDAMWTPLGQMHTNTGLTSDFAHLFVAHVMTWDPAKAKNEESEGMEVPLAQFRSKIASGEITDSFTIAAWTRAAVSGLLE; from the coding sequence GTGAACGATCACGCGTGGTCCAGATACCAAGCACTTGTTGCAGCAGATCCTGCTCTGTTCGCCAAAGAGGGAAAGCGACCCATCGAGATCCTCACAGCAGCCGAGGAGATAAACCGTGCCCGCGAGGCGACCGCCGCAAGACTCCGCGAGGCGGGTCATCCGGAAGAATGGGCGCGTCCGGGTCTGCACTATGAGGACGAATACTTCCGAGTACTACGCGACCCTGTCCGGTTCGCCTCGGGCAAGTTGGGCATGTACGTCAGGATCATCCCGCCAGCAGTTGCCCGAGGGTCTGCCGGAGCCGCGATACTTCCGATCCTCGGCGACGACAAAGTCGTCCTTCTGAACCACTACCGCCACGCCACTCGTCAATGGCACCTTGAAATCCCGCGAGGGTTTGCAGAGGCCGGAGAGACCTGCGAGGCGGCAGCCCGCCGTGAACTCAAGGAGGAGATTGGGAGCGAGGACGCGATGTGGACTCCTCTTGGTCAGATGCACACCAACACGGGACTTACATCGGACTTCGCCCATCTGTTCGTGGCTCACGTGATGACGTGGGACCCCGCCAAGGCCAAGAACGAGGAATCAGAGGGCATGGAGGTGCCGCTCGCCCAGTTCCGGTCGAAAATCGCCTCCGGCGAGATCACCGACTCATTCACGATCGCTGCATGGACAAGGGCGGCCGTGTCCGGGCTGCTGGAATAG